GCGGCAATCGCCATGGGCGCCTCGGCTTTGGGGGCTGCTTATGCGCAGGCGAAAATCGGATCCGCCGCCGCAGGCACCCTTGCCGAGAATCCCGATGCAGGCGCCATGCTACTTGTCTTGCAAGCGCTCCCGGAGATTATCGTTTTGCTCGGTTTCGTATCGGCACTGATTATCGTCGGTTAGAGGTGAGCGGCTATGGCAATCAAAAATATTTTGGTTGCAATTGAGGAACAGGCGAGAGAAGAGATTGCAGAAATTTTGCGTCTCACCGATGAAAAAGCAAAGAAACTTCTCGATGAGACGCGGAAATCGGCTGAGGCCGAGGGCAGACGTTTCGTCGATTCGACCGTTTCGCGCGATGAGCGAGAGGCTGTTCGTGCATTGCATAGCGCGTCGATTGTAAACGGCCGTTCGCTTTCGGATGTGAGAGCGAAAGCGTACGCACACGTAGTCGAACAGGCAGGCGTCGAACTTACAAAAATAAGGGCGACTGAAGGTTATCAAAAAATCATATGTGCTTTATGCAAGGATGCAATCATCGGTCTCGGAGAGAGCGTGATCGTTCACGTCGATCCGGTCGACGGCGAGGTCTTGAA
The sequence above is a segment of the Coriobacteriia bacterium genome. Coding sequences within it:
- a CDS encoding ATPase → MAAVATTTVVDPKVQVAKYFSAAIAMGASALGAAYAQAKIGSAAAGTLAENPDAGAMLLVLQALPEIIVLLGFVSALIIVG
- a CDS encoding V-type ATP synthase subunit E — protein: MAIKNILVAIEEQAREEIAEILRLTDEKAKKLLDETRKSAEAEGRRFVDSTVSRDEREAVRALHSASIVNGRSLSDVRAKAYAHVVEQAGVELTKIRATEGYQKIICALCKDAIIGLGESVIVHVDPVDGEVLNSEWCSKQQCVQHVEIMQDIITTGGIKVTSADGRIMRDNTFEARLDRVKDARAKEIWQVLDS